Genomic segment of Arachis stenosperma cultivar V10309 chromosome 4, arast.V10309.gnm1.PFL2, whole genome shotgun sequence:
TGAAAGCCCTTACCATTGGTGTAGGATTGGTCTTGTTTCAACAGGTATAGCAACTgctcaaataaaatagtaaaaatcaTCATAACAACTGCTCAagtaaaatagtaaaaaatcaTCATAGTTCCCAGATTTTCATTGTATTCACACTGAAATTTGTGACAGATCACAGGGCAACCAAATGTGCTTCAGTATGCTGGATCAATCCTTCAGGTATTATATAACACAAATTCATATGATCTATTTATTACCTGTCACTAGTGGAAGTTTGATGAAATTGTAACCGAATCCAATATGTAGAGTGCAGGATTCTCCACTGCATCTGATGCAACCTGAGTCTCTATTCTCCTTGGTTTTTTCAAGGTAGATTTCCCCCCGTTATGTTTGCAATATCTGAACAACAATGTTAGCAAGGAAACtttttgtgagttttattagtAAGATGTGGGTGAATATTTTCCAAAAAATGCAAAATTGTTGGATTGGGCCAGAAGTTATTGTTCAAGCTATGTCAATTGTCATTTTTCCGTAACTCTTCTCTTGCTTTGTTACTGTGCAATGAGCCAACTGTATCTTCATGTTGTATCCATAAGTTTGTGTCTTAATGTTGCTTCTTTTGTTAAAACAggaaagaaattttttttaatagatttGAAGTTTTAATATATTAGAATTGTAGACTTTTGATTGGCACTCCCTtcagtattttctttttcaattgattgCATTTTGTCAAATGAGAGAGCCATGTTTGTCTATTCAAAAGCAGTTCATACTCTTTTGGAATCGGTTGTTGTTAAGAAGCAAATTCTTCTCATTTTCCCATCTATACAATGCAATGAGACACATTTTCAACAAGAGAAAAgggaaaacaaagaaaaatcaTGTTACAACTTGTTCCCATTGTCCTTGTCCTTATTTTCACTGCTCTTGCTTTcccttttctattttcttgACAAATTTAAGAGCATCATCTCCTATCCAGTCAGTTTAATATGTTCTGTTGACTTATTTGTTATGTTTGTGTTCTAGTTGATAAGCTCTAATATGATAATTACATCAATAGCTGATTCTACGACTTGAATCTGTAACCTTGAAGTCACATGAAGAcaaatcaatcaaaacacatCATTAATTGTAAAGATTTTACTGTTACAACCTCTTAAAGGTGGATTCATATGAGCCACTCACAAAAAATCTGTGGTGTGATTGATATCATGTGATATTTGATGGTTGGTCCAAAGTCTATAAAGGGTTTGTGATATAAAGTTTAGCTTTAGATAAAGAGACTCCAATTCCACgttccaaaaaataaaatggaAACTCATTTTTCTCATCACAAATTTTGTAGGTCAATACCAAAGATTGTGACACTATTGTAATTGGAACACAATTAGGTCTCTTGGGGTGTTTGAGTCCTGTCTCAACTTTTGCAACTGCGTTCAATGCAATGAGAGAAAGCATGGTTGGTTCACTTGGATTTTGCTACAATCTGCACCTCCACTTCCACAAGCCCAATTCAGCGCTGCCTGCAACTCAACGTCGCTGCTTTGCGGATCAGCTATGCACCATTGCTCATATTCAGCAAAcaccctttttcttttcttgccccTTAGTGGTGAATTTCAAATTCTGTTAGTGGTCATGTTCTGCTGTATCTGATACATCTTGATTTTAGATCCATTTCTGGCATTTGGAGAGCCATGAAACAAGCATCGAAATTGTGCGGAGGCTCAAGCATCTATAGAGCAGTCCTGCCACCCTCAACACAGGTAACTGTTGCCCCAACTCACTATGGTGTATTTGCTTATAAGTAACAAGGTGATTTATATTTGTAAAATAATCCCAAATTCACAACATCTAAATACATATTCGTTAATGATCTGGTTCCATATTAGTAGCATTAGTAAGTATAATGGCTTCCACAAAATATTCAATATTCACTGACAAAATGAAATAGCATAGACAAATGTCAAAGCTTTCACAAACTATAGAATATTAAGtattttttcgattttttcgGTTTTTGGTTTATTCGATTTTCGGTTTTTTCGGTTTGATCGATCGGTTTTATTCGGTCCGGATCGGTTTTGAACACTCTAATTACAATACAACACACTGTGGGGAAAGGAATGTAAATGGCGCCAAAATCAAACAACGTTGTCCCGGGAAGAGTCACTTTTCTCTCCATTTTTTTGGGCTTATGATTGTCTATTTTGGCCTGCGTCAGAATTCATTATGGGCCAGTTGATTTGGGTTTCTAGTCCATGACAAAAAACTTGTAGatatagttttttattttaaaaaataaattataattcttttttctagaaaaaaaaaaacaataacaataattactCAATATCTAATTGAATCTATTTACAAACTTTATAAGTTAAAGTTGCTAATCGAGAATTTAATTAAACTATAGATacctaaaattaattatttatgtttaattCGATGAAAAATTTGAGTGATACCTTGTTATTGGCATTCACCTCTGAAATTAATAATCAATATTTACAACTTGAGTAAGACTACTTCATCACAGAATACACTTGAAAAATGAAATTTATCCaacttcaatttcaatttcagcTATAAGTAACATAACTATAGTCTTTCATCTTCATACAACAATTTtcgtttttgttttcttttttttttctttttctttttcttttttcccttGTCACCATCCTCTGCGGGCCCCTTCATTGAGAGTTGACTGTGATGTCTCTTGCCTTATTGCCATTTGCTTGACAAAGACATCATTTTTGGCCACACCCTCATATAAGCAAACTTGCAGAAgataattacaaaagaacactATATTCCCTAAGGCAAAAAACAATTGCCAAAGAGGAAGCTCTTAAATCTTCTTACTTCTTATCTCATACCATCTTCTatctaagaaaaaaataaaataaaaaatctaatctaATAAAAGTAATAGTATCTTAAAGTCTTAGCTGTTGATATAACTATAAAGTACATGCTAATAACATGATTTGGTTGAAATTTTTGTTATGACAGTTCTAAATGTTTACATAATCTCCTAGAGTTTCTATCAGTCTTCTATTAAACCAATACCTATGGTACACTATACTACTATCCCTATTATCACTTCGTTCATTGTTGAGACTCTTGGTTATGAGGGCAAGGCATTTCTGGTTCTCCTCTTATCCATAAAAGATTGAGTTCACCTCTCTTCTTTTCCAATAACAAAAATGTGCCTGCATTTGAAGAAAACCAAGGTTTTAAAAACAATACAAGTTTTTGTAAATCACGATGACAACTCGTAGTAAGAAACATGCATAAAGTTTAACATTAGTTCTCAAAGGTGCCTTTGGCAGCCACCCGAACATGTTGAAATAATAATTGTACTAACCAAGAGTAAACGGGACGATATAAAGCAATGCTGGTTGACCATGCCCATCCATCAAGTTCAAAGCAACATATGTTAGAAGGAGACCTGCAGATCAAAGTTCAAGAGAATGATGTAAAGACACCAAGCAAACAGTAATCTCAATTCTCATCTACATCCTAATTCTGGTCCGAAAGTGAGCCGGCTCAATTTTGTAACAAAGTAAATAAAGTCCAAAAGTTTTTATGGAAAATTACCCTTTGACACATCCTACCAACTAAAGTCATACCAAGAATCaaacatagaaatagcatacCTAAACCGTAAGCACTCATTGCCCACACGAAGTATCCAGACCGAAGGTTCCTCTTTGCCAACCAATCATACCTGTAAATTTATCGGTACAATAATTAAGTCCAGGAACCATTAAAATGAGACAAGGAATTCTTTTCATTTATGTAGTGATTAAAGTGTTTAAACTAGGGAAGACGAATATATATGACTTTTGTTTCGACCTTAGTGAAAATGCGACTAGAAGCCCCGATAAGATTATGTCCCCAAAACCAATTATGCTAAGCAGCATGGAGATACCATCTTCTCCACTCCTATCGCCTCGAGCTACCTGTACAGAAGTGAAAATGTTTCATTAATTCAAGTGGAAGAAATGCATCATGTTTATGAGACCAAAATCGAGCTTAGTAGAGAATGAAACAGAAGGAAACACTCACCACTATCATTACgctctcatggaaccaccactTAGAGACAAATACCCAGAAGATGCCATATAGAAAGGCGCAACTAAGAAGAACAGtttctattgttcttctatCAGTTCATCTCTATTCTCTGAGATGGTGTCGAGGTGAGGCCTCCAGAGAGTAAGACGGCTGCTGGTGCTTGTGTGAGTGGAGGTGGAGACCTGCTGATCTACTGCTGTAGCGTGTTGATTGGGAGGGGGAGGGGAGGGAGGGGAACGAGGAAGTAGATGTTGCCGCGATAGAGGTCAGCGTGGGGAGGAATGATGAGAAGGTCGGAGGGAGAATATTTCTTGAGGATATGGTTAGGATGAGCTCTCATGACGTCAGCAGCGTTGATGGTGCGAGTAGTGAGATCGTCAATTCTGCCATTGGAGTGAACTATACGTATCACGTCCAATGCCCCGCATGGTAGGATGCATGATATGCATCCCCTTATGCTATTCTTCATTATTAAAGCTAAACTCTTGTGTAATTACTTAAAGAAACTCTTAAAAAAGGCTTGAATCCGCTTGTGGGATTAGGCGATATAGATATCAGAGAATAAATTTTAAGGTAAGACTGGTTTTTTCTTAGCTGATTGGGTAAAGTTTAATAGTTCCAAGCTAAACGTACTAAATTAATTAGCTTTCCAAACCAAAGTAGCGGACTTAGCACACGGTGCTTAAAGTTGACGTATGATAAAAAAACCTCCATTTCCTTGGAGAAGAAGATGGGGAAGCTATAAGAGAGAATCTGCGCGCATTTTAGAGAAGAAGATGCAACCGCATAATGTtaaatcaaaaaatatatatagaaaaagagtTAGCTAGAAAAAGATGCGGGTCACataaagagaaagagagagagtaaAAGGGAATGGGAATGAATTTTTCAAAGTTTTACTTTTACTCTTTTGTTAGTGTTACTCATCCTATAAACTATAAAGTTCTTGTTGCTTCCATCACCCCACATTTAcgccataataataataataataataataataataataataataataataataatagtactACCCTTCcagtattaatattttatacacATATTAACACCTTAATTCTGCCATTGGAGTGAACTATACGTATCACGTCCAATGCCCCGCATAGTAGGATGCATGATATACATCCCCTTATACTATTCTTCATTATTAAAGCTAAACTCTTGTGTAATTACTTAAAGAAACTCTTAAAAAAAGCTTGAATCCGCTTGTGGGATTAGGTGATATAGATATCAGAGAATAAATTTTAAGGTAAGACTGGTTTTTTCTTAGGTGATCAGGTAAAGTTTAATAGTTCCAAGCTAAACGTACTAAATCAATTAGCTTTCCAAACCAAAGTAGCGGACTTAGCACACGGTGCTTAAAGTTGACGTATGATAAAAAACCTCCATtttcttggagaagaagatgGGGAAGCTATAAGACAGAATTTGCGCGCATTTTGGAGAAGAAGATGCAACCGCATAATgttaaactaaaatatatatagaaaaagaattaGCTAGAAAAAGATGCGGGTCACataaagagaaagagagagagagaaagggaatGGGAATGGCCGAATGAAAATGGGCTTTTCAAAGTTTtacttttattcttttgttAATGTTACTCATcctataaactataaaattcttGTTGCTTCCATCACCCCACATTTAcaccataataataataataataataataatacccttccaatattaatattttatacacATATTAACACCTTACTTTATATTCCTATACATTTTTCGTatagaaaatttttaaacatttttaaaatattaatataattttaattgttaatgtcaattaataaataatgtatactttttataattaaaattaatggtTAAAATTGCTAATACATATACCTATCATAGTTTATCTCTTCTTCTAAATAATcacataatataattatatataaagttTAACTTAATTTCACATAAACCATATATATAGTCAAATTAACAAAAATGTAGCCCTAACTATTTTAACTAGAAGTgatacaaatataaatatatataattaaaaatttaattttgtt
This window contains:
- the LOC130975617 gene encoding signal peptide peptidase-like 2; this translates as MKNSIRGCISCILPCGALDVIRIVHSNGRIDDLTTRTINAADVMRAHPNHILKKYSPSDLLIIPPHADLYRGNIYFLVPLPPLPLPINTLQQRTIETVLLSCAFLYGIFWVFVSKWWFHESVMIVVARGDRSGEDGISMLLSIIGFGDIILSGLLVAFSLRYDWLAKRNLRSGYFVWAMSAYGLGLLLTYVALNLMDGHGQPALLYIVPFTLGTFLLLEKKRGELNLLWIRGEPEMPCPHNQESQQ